A window of Rosa rugosa chromosome 7, drRosRugo1.1, whole genome shotgun sequence genomic DNA:
gtaaaacaaaccaaaaaagtAAAACCTCATTATTTTCATCATATTCTTCTTTCCATTTCTTTCCTCATCCTCTTCTTTCATCCCCCCTTTTCTTTCTTCCAGTTCTTTCATTGTCCTCTTCTTTTGTCCTTTTCCTTCCTCTCCTTCTATCTTTCTCCATCAACTGCATCATCATCGTCATTAAATCAACATCATTAGATCATCCTCATCTCCAACATCAGATCTGTATTTTCATTGTCGGATCTGCATATTCATCATTCGATTCCAGATCCAGCTATCCTCCGAATCTTTGCCATTAGGAATGTGAAAAATATTACgtgtaaaatatatttaataagGGCACATTAGGAatgtgaaaaaaaattaattcagCAAAATAGAAAAGGAAATAAATTTGATGTGGCAACTGAGTCATTGGACCACAATTAACAAAAAATATTGACCCGGACAACAACCAATATAGGATTCAGTTTTTGGACTTAAATTCAATAATGTGTGCTTTGGTTTGCTTGGTGAAGGCACTTTGCTTGCAGCAGTTGGGTCctcaattcatttttttttttgaattatttttcttttctatttatgaaaaattttaaatacactcCCGGcctcaattacttaatgcacacccCTAATATTTTTGTCTCATTTTTTCACCAAACTTCCATCTATGCCCCTcttcattaaataaataaatgagaaaaactaaaaaaaaaaaattaggtcaggtatgtatcataaatttttatttaataattctTTTACTATAATTTTTTGATTTATAGTGgaattaattgttaattttcaacaAAAAGGAATTAATTGCTAATTAATTCCGGCACATGTCAATGTGGTAATTACTAAttacctttcttctttcttataTCAATGAGATTTGTATATCGGTAGAAGATTGAATAACTTAACTTTCTTACCTTTGTTGTTCTTCAAGTTGAAAAAACTTGATGCCTCGAAGAGTTTAAAAGATTCAATATATGTGAATATTTTCATGATCCATATAGTCGTGGTCAATTATGGCCTGAGATGAATGATAAAtcgttttgatttgattcaaaaaaaaaatagtcatgGTCAATATTAAAATCGGTAAAGAATGAGTTATGGTAGTTGTTTTGCAAAGGAAGTGACTGGTGATGATGTATTCATGTATCCAAGATATGTTTGATGGTTTttgtaatacccggttgtttctttaatcaaagcaaacagTGTGCTTTACTTTCATGATTCGATTACTTTAACTTTAATGATTATGCTGGGTTAATTGTTTGTGTTGATCGACATTGccgacactctctctctccctcactcacactctcactctctctcgtccgaaagataccgaaacaaagcaaaaatttCTCCAAGCTCTCTTTTCCTCCACAGGCCATCATTCAACGCCGGACAACCTCCAGTGGCATCATCTCAGCTTTGCGAAGCTACCTGCAGCGGTTTTGGGTCACGGCACAGTCGGAAACGGCGGCGAAGAGACCGGGTACGTCCAGCCCCGATTTCTTTCCAAGTGTGATAACTCGAGCTACAGATCACGAAACCTCCTCAAACTTCGTCCACAGCTTCGCTTCAACCATCTGAAACTCCCAGAAACACCCTTTCACGGCGGCGCTGTCTCTGGAGGCGGTTGGAGTTCAACCCCGACTTGAATCGAAACGGAGCAAGGGATCCAAATATCTCGAGTTACAGGACTTCGTTTTAGGTgtttcttgaaccagtgagttcatcttgtgtttcttaacaactcttcagaaggaatcgaagcccgaaattgaagtttttacgtcgaaactcaagctcgccggattctggaatttttccgaccaccgaagctttcgatcggtatatctcgagctacagaccatatttttctgtgattcttgaaccaatgagttcacATTGAGTTTCTtgacaactctctagaagggatcgaagcctgaaattgaatttttgacgtcgaaatcaagccttgccggattctgcaaatttcgccggattctggaaattttccggccacctcgactgttttaggtaatttcaaccacttccggtcattttcagcttacatggtagttatgaaagttgttaagcatgatgagaggaagaggagcagcccggccccgacaccattggcggtggtcggcggcggctctgccactaattcCGGCAGCCCTTtacggccacctccggggatcaaaaatatggtttctgtacattttcagattctatatttcaatatgatcatttcgatatattatacgcaatttttggatatcgtatgattaagttatgaatttttaagtttagatccatttcgatcgttagatttgtgatctgtgaagttaggaccgtcagatggacttgtagttttgatatgatgatcttatgactgtcccagtggctttgtgtggtcatgggcgaagatccgaccgttggatcttcgtataaatgcaaaacagtgattagggaggcgattcgtgagaatccgtccgtcggattttcgtataaatttgtgaagatgttagtaaggacgattcaggaagatccgaccgttggatcttcgtgatgatttttggggggtgatcctaaaggcgatccgtgaggatccgaccgttggatcatcatttaatttcgatccgaccgttggattgtcgtttgagtatgtttttgagctattggctaagttaaggtcatgtgtgattaggtgattgacggtctcccttgggtgagcggtttcggtgtgtattgtgttgaattgaagacgcagcgggaatatcgaggtgagtaaacctcacgtggttcatattacgaaccgaataaatttaattactttattttgtcgtaattgtgtgaaaatatttatgaaataaatatttgttttaaatcatatgggcttgatcaactacggtccataggtaagtaaaatgtatttaaactataaaaatgaatttcacgattttattgtgtggactatagttggtattagtgattatccctgagcggataattacgtatatatatatttatgtggaatatatatatggatggtgtggcattgtggtatgtggattattgaattgaatatttacatatgtcggaaacatatatgtattggtagaattgttgtgatgcaaacaatatttgtgagtgagttcatatattgtttttgggtatgacttttcgggaaacaatatgtcgtgggaaatggtatttctattgttttgaaaagtgtttgaggatttggggagttgcaggttgtgatttctccttttgggttgggaaacattttcaggtccggtatgaccattttaaatgttttaatctgacgaccggtggtctgaggatttgagagtcacaggttgtgatttctccgtttgatttgttttaacattttgggtccagtgcgactcgcttaaatgttttgatctaagggtcaggttggcctaaagatccggggtttgcaggttgcatcctcaggcaatatatcgtaattacgcctttggcccggttagtgatttcgatcagttagagctctagtctttctgccaacgtgtccaggttggaccggattttcataatgatttgttaggttaacatttcctatgattttgtcacgatgtgacttgtaagagtccttttggtaaaaggtgttgagttttggatggatttattagtgtgagttgatgatgtttttaattaatttccttgttaattcttttgtttaaatttctattctttttctcttttcttctttttcggttatattgtttattatctctatttatttccttgatcatttctatggttcgatttcccgtttatttctcgttttcattttattgtttgattttaatgtaatctcctgaactaaattatatgcagggattactatgacttctgattttatgcgtgttggttatttcctgaattaattttgtatgcatgattaatgttcttattagtttaattgggaagtgcagtgatggatgagacttgtagaaagttgagaaatattattccgtattgtggggataaagacatcttgttaagagtagagatgagtgattcatttgatttctttgtgtgtgatttcaaatgatttggagttaatgattttggtgatcgattatcgagattgtggttttctttgtggatgttgaaattgttggttgttacttgagttaaaagtactgtgttataataaatcaaccattctttcttttactcatactggctgtcaaaagcttaccgggttttgtgttgttgcaatcccggtacactattcaaacggtgtagcagataatcctacaggactggagaattcaggaaggtgatcgaaccgtgtagagtagctgctttgtaatactctgattttcagttgtgaggtttgttatgctcattagagctttacaatttactttgtacgagtgagttgtaataattaactcgaggtcttcgagttttgaatttgagcgtgagtggcgaggttgtttctgagaaaaaaaaattcagaacgtttatttgtttaagttgtttaattcatgtttcggatttgaatttgttattcaaaattcggggcgtgacagttttaTAACTTCTTTAAACATGTTTCAACCAATTTGGTTGCTTGCTAATTCTTCATGTGGATTACAATTATTTCATTTGTCATTGACGTTCATATATGATCTTGAAGAAACGTCGATTGTATCATGAAGACGAGGAGACAATTGAACCTGtaagaaaatatttaattaatattttgatatataaagcacttaattcttattttatttttgtgaattcttctttatttttatttattaatggaGAGGGGTATAGATGaaagtttgatgaaaaaaaaaatatagaggGTGTATATAAAACTTCTCTCTATTTATTTGTTCCTTAGTGcccttttttttattcttctgaTCGACAAATTTTCTTTTGACTTTTTATTTATAAGCTTTTGTTCTATTTTATTTAAGAACATTTTCTTCTGCTTTTTGTTCCTTAGTGTCCTACTTTTgtaacagaaagaaaaagacaTTAATTTTGCTTCCgttatatcttttttttttcttaagtaTTTTCATAGAAAGTTACGATTAATAATATCTCATTTAAATTTTCACACTAGATCTTAAATATGCATCTCTTCTCTCAACTCTCTCGTGGGGATATCTCTAACTTAAGGTCAAAAGACTGGAAATTATGATGGTCTCATCGAAGTCATACGATATAGCTAATGACGTACAAGAGAAGCCAAAGAACTATGACATCATTTCAGTGGCCTCCTTGTAGTGACCACTAATATATGGTCACTAAATGGGTTTTCTGACCACAATTTGCTATTTTAAGTGACCACTTCAATGGTCATTAATGAGAAGCACAGAAGCTGCAGTACACTAGCATGGCCGTCTCCTGCAGTACTTGGAGCAGCTTCTGATGATAATTCACATATAAAACGATGGGAACGACCAATATCATCCCCAAGTCCACCATTGGATACCATGAATAAGATTGATGATCTTCCTGAAACTTTGCTGGTTCAAATCCTCTGTAGACTTCCTTGTAATATATAAGtcgcctcttttttttttttttttttttttttaaggagaaGTCGGCTTTTCAATGCAATTGTGTCTCGAAACGTTGGCTCACTCTCATCTCTGATCCTTATTTTGTTCGGCGCTATGTGCGTTTCCAACATGTTGAGCAAGCCTATCGGAGGTGCTCTACTGGACACATATAGCACATTCTTTCCATTGTGCGAAACAAGCAATCTTCCATTGGATTTCATGATCCCTAGCTTGTTTTAGAGCCAAAGAAGAATTGGAGACCCAATGTTAACCAAAACCAGTTTTGTTCGGGACGTGTAAACGGTGTAATGACTTGGTTTTGTGTTGCTCAACCTTGTATGATCTAAGTGATTCCTACATATGCCATCCGTTAACCAAGCAATGGGTTGCTCTTCCTCCTACAGTTTATGATTACTTTGGAAACCCCAAAAGAGTAAAGGGACCAAATTAAGGGTTCATCTGTGAACCCTACTACAACTACTCAAACGAATTAGACGGCCGTGATGATCGAAATCCTAGTCATACTAGTTCTATCATACTCAGTGTTCAATAGACGTGGAGAGTTGTACAATTAAGAGTTTAAGACCGTTATCTTCTCAAGTGCAGATCTTTTCCTTCGAAAGTCGAAACTGGTGAATATATGGAGAGAGTTGATTTATTCCTTACGCTTTGACGGGCTCTTCATCTCTGCTGTAAGCCTTGCTTGCAATGGATTGTTGTATTGGCCGGTTTGGTTTACTTAATCAGGGAGGTATAGTGTAATTGAGGTGGATCTGTTTGGGAGTACAATCAGTTCGGTTAATTAAGGTGCCGTTTGATCTTCGATATGTATATCGATCTAGGTGTTTGCCGAGGGTGTCTTCAGTTGTGCCTGCAATGGGTTCATGATGATTCAAGTGTTTGGGAGTCGAGAGAAGAGGTAGACAACACCAGAGGCAATTAAATTGAAGAAATGGTATTCGATAGTCAAAGGGTTCCCTTAAATCAGATGATTAAAGATCTATTCTTTGATAACTGACCTTCATATAAGCTTGAGCAAAGAGGTACTAGGTTTCCGCCCAAATAATGTCCTGGTTTTTGGTTTAAGTGACTTCATTGTCATGTGCAATTTTCGTGATAGTTCCCCAAACTTGCAGTCCATTAGTTTCTAAAATGGTCTACCCATTTGTGCTCCCATGGTGGCCAACACCAGTTCCTAGGCTCTAGATAAGATTCAGTAAATTTCATTTCTCTTGCAGTTATCTTATGCTTCTCAGTGTTGTTATGTTCTAGTAATTTACTCGTAGCATTTAATGGATATTAACTTATATATCATTAACATGACTGGAAGAGACTGTTATAGCCAAAATTAATTGGAGATGTTAACAAGTAATATCTCAACCAACTTAACCTGGTGGTATTTGTCTTTCCAATATCGAAATAACTGTTAGTTTGAATCCCTCATCTCTGTTTAAAAAAGCATTATGTGAATTGGGTATGAACAGCGAACAAATTGATTCTGAAATAGTGTCAGAGTTGTATCCAAGGCAGATGCATGAATGTAAGCTGAAAGTGTAGCGAGCAAATGTTGCTGCTTTGCTTGATGGGTATGAAATAAGGATggttgttgaaggatattgacacttagtgtgcctagtcaaactaggataagttctatagttgtaataggagaggtttcctactccaagttagaataggaatccttgtactattagattatgcactttgtaatctctatatatagggctcctattctctataataaaatacacttctctcatcaatctctctcaataccaatatatatacttaaacacgttatcagcacgagccctaaccttgagatcaaaaatccaaaaccagaaaattcttcaacatcACCTTTTCACCGTTGCACCTAGCCCGTGCTAGACTAGCCACTGCTGCCCACCTGCGCGCCCCTGCGCTgcacgctgcccctgcagccctcACACACCCGTGTGccgcctactgcccctgcagcatcgccgcacgcctgctgcccctgcagcacaacaggacgctcgttcctgtgcagatcagtctgcttgcaagccccgaaaagtcttgatagggacctcagatcaaaatgcttccttcatcaaagttgttcatctctgtctcttctatctgacctccgaaATTCAGCCTTATCAGAGTTGTTTTGAGACTTTTAGACCAATCGAAGTGAAAGCTGTTCATAGGCAGCTGCTGCCACCTTCAAGCATCACTGcagcagctcctagcccacgctagcctcatcTGCGTGCCTGCCCCCGCAgcgcctacgcgcccctgcgcacgcatctgTCGGCCAGCTTCTCGGCTTACCTCGGCCAGACCTTTATCGGTCACACAGCAGGGATTGAAAAATTGTTTGCAATCCCCGAACCAGGATCGATAGCACGCCTACAatcctacacgcctgcatcaacacgcgcgtgtattgagaatttcaaattATGAAATTCATGTGTAAGTTTTCACTAGTAAGTTGTTCCCatttttgaaattgaaatttatttttatttttccggggacttacaaaatcctttcttctacatcccacctttctgtaacgtgggttcgatttgctaaaagcggaatcgtggggattcacgctacatacgaactaagagtgttcgtaatcttcggactaagagcgtccgtgagcatcgatttttacgaactaagagcgttcgtaggctacggactaagagcgttcgtaagcataaAAATCTGACCATATAAGCgtcattggtttcaatccatatccaaaaaaaaaaaatttggaaactatcaacaaagacagtggttattactctttctcactaggcgtactcaagagtaattgtgatgtctaggaaaagtttgaactgagagaacggtcttaaaagtgagcaacgctccaccaaaatctcgccttaccttacctggtcacaaccaaattggaattaccaaacggattgagtaattactacttgtctaaagcttgattatcctttttggattaaatttagaaactttgacgtaatcattggctttcattaAAATAAAGTGTCGTttttgattcgaactttattcattcaagtatgtttcccggagagctagaatgcctcgtggatagtgctactacgcacaccatacttcgaaataggcagttatttcttgagatgacgcctactcgatcttcagtgactacgatggcagggtcatctaaattgattcatggtcaaggaccagctcaattcttgttgccacatggcacaatcattaatgttactaaagctctctacgctcctagggcaggaagaaccctattgagcttcaaagatataagagccaatggttttcatgtggaaacacattgtgagaatggacaagagttcttttgcatcacctctaatgactacggacataaacgagtattagagaaacttatgtgtcgatctagtgggttgtatgaaaccactattcgaataattgaatccaatcatgttatgagagatgatttatgggattctgacacatataggctttggcatgactgtttgggacacccaggtcgtgatatgatgatccgtatattaaaaacttcacacggacatccatttttcagaacgaaaagaagtaaaaatcggattttggacaccgaaagagcacctgcgcctcacggcgccgttcacccccagaaccggccatccttggccggcaccgccgtccccctgcggcctcaaggtggcattgacgccaccaatgctCTTTCTACTCAAAATTttgcttctaaagtcaattatgactttgtggctcaaccaaaatcctcattggttgtttctaaagcccatcattcgttctgcaaagcctgctctttagcaaagttaggatcgagaccatcctatgcaaaggacaccaaagaaaatataccattcttgcaaagaatccaaggtgatatttgtggacctattcaaccaccatgcggacaatttagatattttatggtgttggttgatgcatcgacacgctggtcacatgtcatgctattgtccacaaggaacgctgcatttgctaaactcctagcacaaataattaagttacgggctcaccaccctgatcatcctattaagtctataagattagacaatgctggggagtttacatcaaaaacttttgatgattattgcatgtccattcactactagaattttattcatagacatcggttctggaccgatgttaaactaattttcgaccgatgtcttagtgggtgtagagaaaagtatagacatcagtataagagtgttttcaaccgatgtcccagacaacaaccaacatcgattctaaaaaacaaatcgatgtataatcgttataatcatcatatttttgtatgttaggtatgtctaattcttcatattttcacattttatgcttaataaagtatttgtcgaacaatacctacgtgaacatttgcatcgatttctattccagaagcgatgtctAGTACACTTGTACACATCAGTtgccatgagtattgtttgttcgtgggcatttttacatgtagcttggcacattattttcttaggaacGATGTCTATATCTTTAGGCGTCAtcggtttttttttaaggactgatgtttcatttaacacagcacatcgttttcatttaagcaaaacgatgttcaatggttttatgtacatcgcttgctttttctagaaccgatgtgttgtttcattgtagacatcgcttttgttttgtaaaatcGATGTGCACTGGTTTTGAGTACATCGGTTCTGCGGACACGACTCGATacattaataatcataagacatcgattttcattttgatactgatttctaatctctcaagtgacttcgttttccttggcattactgttttgttatgcttttatatacttcacttcattttgacaagcgtgatgagctaagtttgcatctagctgctgctgggaaaagaaatgcatttcataatcatccaaaaattggggctttccattaattttctttccaaatttatgattgaacatatgtcacaaaagaaaaccccaaaACTTACAAAGGATAGCCTagaaacatatgagcaacaatctacaaaatttctacaccaaactttgcttcaaagcaaaaagtagccttgctcaaaattcatcttggtagtcaagtgcaagagaaatatgtATTAAGCTAAAGGTTCACATGAAGTGAAGTTAACAGCGGTAACCAGACCAATGTGACTAGATCACCTTATCAGGCTTGCCCATCCATTTCACTTCACACCCTAGCTCTTCATATTTGGCAGCCAAATATTTCATAACTTGTAATCCAAGGCCCTGCAAGAGAATGACAAAGTCAGTTTCACAGTGCAACATAAACCTAATGACAGTGATTTCTGGTATTACTAAactcaacaaaaagaaataccgACATGACTGAGCTTAAAAAGTACTAAAAAGGCAATGAATCTCAATACACATAATTCACATCGGAATACCAAGTGAGAATAAGCATGACCACTTTACCTTATCACTATCATCTCTCATCACATTAGTGGTCAAAGCCATCAACTTTTTCTTGCTACGCTCTGGCATTTCTACCAAGCTAATCTGCACAAATCCCAAGAGAACCAAATGCAAATGCAAATGCacatcaatattcaaatcagTATTATGGAAAGATAGTCTCGATAATATTCAAACAGTTCTAAATCTGCACAGAAAATACTGAAAATTTCCACTCCAATTAAGATGCATGATGCCTCACCCCTCCTTGTCCACCCCTCGCTCATCACGATAAGTAATCTAATTGGGAAGATACAagagaaaacaaagaagaatttTATACACAAGTTACAACCATGTAAACATTATAAACGAGAAACAGTATGCACCAACACCCACCTCGTCGTCTATATAGTCATTGTTTTGCAATGCATAGAGCCAGAAGTTAGGCACCCCTTTCTCTGCCAAAATACGTAACAGGATAATAAATAGTGATGATATAAATAACAAACTGTTAAAGTTAATGAATATATAAAAGTATCAAAAGTGTACCATTGACAAATGCTTCCTCTTCAGAGTCGCTACTAACTCCATCTGCTTCAGGATCAATACTCTCTCCATCTGCTTCATCATTTATGATATTGTATCGCTGTGAAGTGGAGTGACAATTAACTTtatctttaaaacaaaaaaaaggtatAGAGATGACACAAAGATTGATACATTGTATAAATTGTCTACATACCTGTGCGTACAAAGTTTGACATGATTGAAGATATTTTGCTTGAATTGATGCTCTATCCTTGTCAAACTCTGCTTTCAATGCATCATATTTTTCCTTCAAGTTGAGAAAGCATCAAGGTATTTCAAATGCAAACTTCTATAAAATGATCATGTAATGTAACAGCGTGAATGATCAAGAAGTCGCAGTAAACACACCACAAGAACTATAATATGGatcaataaataaaacaaagctGTAAAGGTAGTTGCTAGCTATTAACAAAAAACATAACAAACTAATTTGGAGTGCAGACATCCAAGCACTGTCTCTCAATTGTAAATAATAATCATGGAAACATATCAAATTGAATAATGCAATGTCCAATACAGTAATACAAATTTCAGAGTAAGGGAGAATAGTACCTGGATCAATCTTAGACTTCCAACACACTCCCTGACATTTTTTGATAGATTCTTGAGGAAATTGGAGTGCTGTGCAGATATTTGGGTATTCTCCTCCAGTCCAGTCTCCCCCATAAACCATGAAACGGCACGTGGGATGATCTCATCTCAAATGGTCAACCTACACAAGAATAAAAACGTCGAGCAATAGCAAAGTTCAGAGAATCTGTTTATATTGAGACCTTAATCATACTGTAGCTAATAACAAAGTTCAAGCATTTGCCTGTGGGTAAAACCTAAGTTATGAGCTCACCCAAAGAAACAATCCCTTTCCATCTCGTCTTTCAGATTTATGACCTGTTGAGAAAAATGAAATATAAGAAATTGTGTGTACACAGTCAATGAGTCAAATAAGGAAACAAATTTAAATATGATGACCATGTTACAAAAACCTCACCTCAACAGTATCTTTCATATCTTTCAGGTTCTTTGGGATTTCAGGTGGACTGAAAAAGCCAAAGAAGCTTTTATTAGTCATTGGCTTATGATGACCATAAAGCAGTCATGAAGACCATAAGTTTATGTAACCAATAGTATATTGAAGTTCATGACAACCATAAAAGCATCTAATCTGATCGATCTATAAGTTTGTTCAACTGGTTCAACTATAAGTCACTCCATGCATAAGGTCATATCTATTCTTACCTGCAAGAACTTGATCATGTATTTTCTTGATGTTTATACATCACTATACAGGTGTTGAGGTTCAGGACATCACATAATTGCCTTCTGCATA
This region includes:
- the LOC133719952 gene encoding uncharacterized protein LOC133719952; the protein is MGETGLEENTQISAQHSNFLKNLSKNVRECVGSLRLIQEKYDALKAEFDKDRASIQAKYLQSCQTLYAQISLVEMPERSKKKLMALTTNVMRDDSDKGLGLQVMKYLAAKYEELGCEVKWMGKPDKVI